One Citrobacter amalonaticus genomic window carries:
- the rihA gene encoding pyrimidine-specific ribonucleoside hydrolase RihA — protein MALPIIIDCDPGHDDAIAMVLALASPELDVKAITSSAGNQTPDKTLRNVLRMLTLLNRTDIPVAGGAPKPLMRELIIADNVHGESGLDGPALPEPAFAPQPCTAVELMAKTLRESTRPVTLVSTGPQTNVALLLNSHPELRDKIARIVIMGGAMGLGNWTPAAEFNIYVDPEAAEIVFQSGIPVVMAGLDVTHKAQIHVEDTERFRAIGNPVSTIVAELLDFFLEYHKDEKWGFTGAPLHDPCTIAWLLKPELFTTVERWVGVETQGKYTQGMTVVDYYFLTGNKPNATVMVDVDREGFVDLLAERLKFYA, from the coding sequence ATGGCACTGCCAATAATCATAGATTGCGACCCGGGTCATGATGACGCTATCGCAATGGTTCTCGCCCTCGCCTCACCGGAACTTGACGTTAAAGCCATCACCTCATCCGCAGGTAACCAGACCCCCGATAAAACGCTGCGCAACGTATTGCGAATGTTAACGCTGCTGAACCGCACGGACATTCCGGTGGCGGGCGGTGCGCCAAAGCCCTTGATGCGTGAACTGATCATTGCCGATAACGTCCACGGCGAAAGCGGACTGGATGGCCCGGCGCTACCGGAACCCGCCTTTGCGCCGCAGCCATGCACCGCCGTTGAGCTGATGGCAAAGACGCTGCGCGAGAGCACGCGACCAGTCACCCTTGTCTCAACCGGGCCGCAAACCAACGTTGCGCTGTTGCTGAACAGCCATCCAGAACTGCGTGACAAAATCGCCCGTATCGTGATCATGGGCGGTGCAATGGGGTTGGGCAACTGGACGCCTGCCGCCGAATTCAATATCTATGTCGACCCTGAAGCCGCAGAAATCGTCTTCCAGTCGGGGATTCCGGTGGTGATGGCCGGTCTGGACGTCACGCATAAAGCGCAAATACATGTCGAAGATACCGAACGCTTCCGCGCCATTGGTAACCCGGTATCCACGATTGTTGCTGAACTACTCGACTTCTTCCTTGAGTATCATAAAGACGAGAAATGGGGATTTACCGGCGCGCCGCTGCACGACCCGTGCACCATCGCCTGGCTGTTGAAACCCGAACTGTTTACCACCGTTGAACGCTGGGTTGGCGTGGAAACGCAGGGGAAATACACCCAGGGGATGACCGTGGTGGACTATTACTTCCTGACGGGCAATAAGCCGAATGCCACCGTAATGGTGGATGTGGATCGTGAAGGGTTTGTAGACCTGCTGGCGGAACGACTAAAGTTTTACGCGTGA